The genomic segment CCAGAGACCTTTGGTCCAATGATACCGCGGCGGTGCTGGATGTCTTGGAAAGGATTTTGAAGGGAAATGCGCGGCCAGGATTTGTTCGCGGTTGTCCGAGGCGGCGGGTCGCAATGAGAGCAGACGTTGTATCCGCTCCTCTGTCGCGGGATGGGTGCGCAGCCAGGAGGGATGGGGCAGTCCAAGTCCAGGCCAAAGTCGACGAAACAGCGATTGCTGCCGGTGTTCGATCTTGGACAAGGCACTGGCCAGAGCCTCCGGGTCATTTGTCAACTGCACGGCCTGGATGTCCGCGGCGAATTCTCGGGTGCGGGAGAGTCCAAGCTGTGCCAGAAGCATTATCTGCGGGGCAAAGACCAACAAGGCCACGGCCCACCAATTGACGTGGGCCTCGGCCATGAGAATCAGCGGGAGATTCAGGAGCAGAAAAAACTGGCCGATGAGTGAGAGGATACTGGCCATTCGGGTAATCAGGTCGGCCAGGCCCATGACCTGCAAGTCATTGTTGGCCACATGGCTGATCTCATGGGCCAAGACGCCGACAATCTCCCGCGGGTGCAGGGTTGTCAGCAGGCCATGGGTCACGGCAATGGCCGATGTGTCCCGATGGCCCACGGCAAACGCATTAAGCATTGTACTCGGGATCAAAAACAGCTCCGGTGGGGTGGGAAGCCGGGCGCGGCGGGCGAGTTCGTGGGCCACGCCAAACAGGGCCGGGGCCTCGGCCGGGGAGAGTTGCCGGGCATTGTACAGCCGCAGGACCAGTCGCGGTGATCCCGATGGAGTCAGGAGCAGGGGGACGATAGCGGCGATCGCCATCAGCCACAAACCTTTCTGTCCCAGCAGGATATAGCCTAAAAGACCGAGAAATCCGGTCATGGCGGCGAGAAGCAGGAGTGCTTGCTGGCGATTGTGCGTGTGGTGGCGTGTCCAGACCGAATGGTCAACACCGCGGGAAAGCATGGCTGATCAGCGTGGATCCTGCCGGGGATGCCGGGCAAGATCATTGCATTTTGGGTTGGGAGCGGAGAAATGATCGGGAAGACGGGGGAGAGGATTCCAGTCGTCTTACCTGAGTGTTGAAAAAGTCCTTAACTACAGTTCGTTCACAAACCACAAGTGCAAGGAGCAATTCGGCACTTACTGGAGAGTCATGTACCGGAAATACAAGAAAGCGTCTTTACTTGCCGGAGCAGTGACGCAGCAATTGGGAGTTTTCAGCGGACTGTTGCGCGAGACCTATCTCTTTCCACCACCTCGACACTGGGGGCAAAGGCCGAATAGATACATTTTATGGCCGGTCAAGGTGAAGTCGTGGTCTTTGGCCAGCTGCTCCTGAAGGCTTTCAATCTGGTGGTCCACAACTTCTTCACTGCGGCCGCAACTGGTGCAGATCAGATGATCATGATGGGCTTGGCCAAAGGTCGGCTCGTAGCGGGAGACGCCGTCCCCAAAATTGACTTCCCGGGCGATCCCGGAATCGGAGAGCAGTTTGAGTGTCCGATAGACAGTGGCTTGGCCGACATGTGAATCGATCTGCTTGACCAGGTTGTAAAGTTCTTCCGGGGAGACATGGTCCTTGGTGTTCCAGAAAACATCAAAAATCAGTCCACGTTGGGCTGTGAACTTGAGTTTCTTCTTGCTCAAGAAATGGAAAAACTGATTTCGGGCATCAAGCATGATGAATTTCTCCAATCAAAGTTTACCCATCCTGTACAGTGCATCTCTCTCTTCTGTCAATAACGCTTCTTTCTGTGCCAGGGCAATTGTGTTCTCACGTAACGATATGAAATTTTTGAGGTCGGCTTGCCCTGTTTGGGACGGATCGACCGGCTTCGCCTGTTTGGCTGAACCAGGAATCGTTCATCAAGTCGTTGCCGGGCGCCAAGAGCACAACTTCCTTTTTTTCATGGTGCAACGTCTTGCTGTTACGAGGCCGGTGAAGGAGTTTCGAGCCGTTTCAAACAGGGCAAGCCGGCCGTCTTCGCAAGAAAAAAATGGTGAGAACAAAAATGCCAGGCTTCCTGTACCGTGAAAACAATGAGTTGGTTAAAAAATAAGTAATTTCAAAATATTGACATTAATACCCGGAAAAATTATGGAGATATGCACATGCAAGGCAGGCTGGACGGCATTGAGCGGGGCGGCATCAAGACAGCACCCGGTACACACGATGTGGTTGCGGTACGGCATACCTTTTTGCTGTCAGCACGTACTTCCCGGATTTTTGACTTTTGGAGCATCCATGACCAAGAACAGCAAATGCCCCCGGATTCGCATCAATACCAAATTTTGTACCTGTACGTCCCAGGACTGCTCCAAGCATGGACTTTGCTGCGAATGTCTGCACTACCATCGCCAGCGCCGGGAATTGCCGGCGTGCTACTTCACTGAAGAAGAAGAGCGCTCCTATAATCGGAGCATCGATTTTTTCGTGCTTCGGCGCACACCAAAATAAATGAACTCTGACCTGAGTCCCATGGATGCCATGAACCAGGGATGTTTGAACCATCTTCTCGGCATCGTCGCCAACTCGTTTGATGCCTATTCGGCAGTGCTCTTTCTGGCCGATGATGAGGGGGTGTTGCGGATGGTCGCCCACTTCAGCCTTGGTGACGACCTGGACCAAGGCATAGAGGTTCAGGCGGGAAAGGGGCTGGTGGGTTGGATTTTGCGCAACAATCAGCCACTTCTGGTGAATAACTACGAGCTGCAGACCGAGTCCCTGGGATACTATTCCGGCAAGAGCGAATCTGCCGTCAAGTCGTTCATGGGGTGCCCGCTCCGGGACGGACAGGGGATCATCTGCGTTGACAGCAAGAAAAGCTATTCGTTCAGTGCCAAAGACCAGAAGATTCTGCACCAGTTCGCGGAGTTCATCGCCAAACTGCAACTGGATACCTGCAGGCAGGAGAGCAGCCGGCAGGATTTTCTGTATTACCAGGCATTGCAAGAGCTGCAAGAACTGCGTCAACGCTATCCCCATTGGTCCGCCTACCTGAAGCATTACCTGCAGATTCTGGCCGGCACCACGGGAATCAAACATGTCGCCCTGGCCGCCAGGGATGAATACGGGCAAAACTTCTTTATTGAGGGGTGGACGGATGATTTTCCGATCAACCAGCGCACCAAGGGGGAAAAGTATCCTTTTGGCAGCGGGCTGGTGGGCTGGGTTTTCAAAAACGAGAAGCCGCTTTTCTCGGTTGACGCTGAAACCAGCCATACCGGGGTTACGCTTTTTGCCAAGGATGTTATTGGGTCCCTCGCTCTGCATACGGTGATCTGTCTGCCCCTGAACGTGCACAAGCGAACCAGGGCCGTGCTGATTCTCGCTGACGAGGCCCCTCGTGACCCAGGGGCGGAGATGCGGGTTTTTTTACGACTGGTCACCGAGTACCTGGAGTTTTTTCTGGAAAACCTCTATCTCAAGAACCAGCTGAACCGATTGCGTGCCCAGATTGCCCCGCAGCCGGCACCTGATGCCGCACACGGTGACGATATCCCCTTGCCACCACGTTGAAGCGGCTGTATCAGACTGCGGTTCCTGGTGCGCAGCGAGGTTGATAAAAGAATCCGATATTTCCATGGCCTGTTGGATGTGCTCCAGGATGCAAATACCAGGCGATCCGTCAGCGGTGGTCCTATAAAACATCCCTCCACCACGGCATCAGGCTCATGAATCGTCATCAGAGCCCTGCACCGGACAGCAAGCCGTTTTGGCATGAGCCGTTTTTTCCACATCAGCAAGATGGATTTCCACGATGTTTCTGCAGCGTTTTTTCTCCTTCATGAGCAAGGATCTGGCCATGGACCTGGGGACGGCCAATACTCTGGTCTACACCCCCAAGGACGGGATCGTCCTCAACGAGCCGTCTGTTGTGGCCCTGGATAATCGCAGCGGAAACGTGCTGGCCGTGGGCAAGGAGGCCAAGGAGTTTTTGGGACGGACCCCAAAAAGCATCCGGGCTGTTCGACCGCTCAAGGACGGAGTGATCGCGGATTTCGAGGTGACCAAGGAGATGATCGCCTATTTTGTCCGCAAGGTGATTCGGGGGATGCGTTTGATCAAACCGATGATCATCATCGGCGTGCCTGCCGGGATCACCCAGGTGGAAAAGCGGGCGGTCATCGAGTCCGGGACCCAGGCCGGAGCCAGAGACGTCCGGTTGATCGAGGAGCCCATGGCCGCGGCTATCGGGGCCGGACTGCCCATTGACCAGCCCATTGGGAATATGGTCGTGGACATCGGCGGCGGCACCACCGAGGTTGCCGTCATTTCCCTCTCCTCGGTGGCCTACTCCGAATCCGTGCGCATTGCCGGCGATGAAATGAACGAGGCCATTCAGAGGTATGTTCAGGATAAATACCAAATGCTCATTGGCGAAAACATGTCCGAAAAAACCAAGATCGCCATCGGATCCGCTTCCGTGCTGAAAGCCCCTTTACACATCGAAGTCGCCGGAAAAAACATGGTGGACGGGAACCCGAGGACGCTCACTCTGCACGACCCCGAGATCCGGGAGGCGATCCAGGAACCGGTC from the Desulfonatronum thioautotrophicum genome contains:
- a CDS encoding Fur family transcriptional regulator, whose product is MLDARNQFFHFLSKKKLKFTAQRGLIFDVFWNTKDHVSPEELYNLVKQIDSHVGQATVYRTLKLLSDSGIAREVNFGDGVSRYEPTFGQAHHDHLICTSCGRSEEVVDHQIESLQEQLAKDHDFTLTGHKMYLFGLCPQCRGGGKR
- a CDS encoding DUF6485 family protein, translated to MTKNSKCPRIRINTKFCTCTSQDCSKHGLCCECLHYHRQRRELPACYFTEEEERSYNRSIDFFVLRRTPK
- a CDS encoding rod shape-determining protein is translated as MFLQRFFSFMSKDLAMDLGTANTLVYTPKDGIVLNEPSVVALDNRSGNVLAVGKEAKEFLGRTPKSIRAVRPLKDGVIADFEVTKEMIAYFVRKVIRGMRLIKPMIIIGVPAGITQVEKRAVIESGTQAGARDVRLIEEPMAAAIGAGLPIDQPIGNMVVDIGGGTTEVAVISLSSVAYSESVRIAGDEMNEAIQRYVQDKYQMLIGENMSEKTKIAIGSASVLKAPLHIEVAGKNMVDGNPRTLTLHDPEIREAIQEPVNAIVLAVRRALEKTPPELVADVASNGLYLAGGGALLKGLAELISENSHIQVITDDDPLTTVVRGVGKVLENQKRFDSVFIN
- a CDS encoding zinc metalloprotease HtpX, translated to MLSRGVDHSVWTRHHTHNRQQALLLLAAMTGFLGLLGYILLGQKGLWLMAIAAIVPLLLTPSGSPRLVLRLYNARQLSPAEAPALFGVAHELARRARLPTPPELFLIPSTMLNAFAVGHRDTSAIAVTHGLLTTLHPREIVGVLAHEISHVANNDLQVMGLADLITRMASILSLIGQFFLLLNLPLILMAEAHVNWWAVALLVFAPQIMLLAQLGLSRTREFAADIQAVQLTNDPEALASALSKIEHRQQSLFRRLWPGLGLPHPSWLRTHPATEERIQRLLSLRPAASDNREQILAAHFPSKSFPRHPAPPRYHWTKGLWY
- a CDS encoding GAF domain-containing protein — protein: MNSDLSPMDAMNQGCLNHLLGIVANSFDAYSAVLFLADDEGVLRMVAHFSLGDDLDQGIEVQAGKGLVGWILRNNQPLLVNNYELQTESLGYYSGKSESAVKSFMGCPLRDGQGIICVDSKKSYSFSAKDQKILHQFAEFIAKLQLDTCRQESSRQDFLYYQALQELQELRQRYPHWSAYLKHYLQILAGTTGIKHVALAARDEYGQNFFIEGWTDDFPINQRTKGEKYPFGSGLVGWVFKNEKPLFSVDAETSHTGVTLFAKDVIGSLALHTVICLPLNVHKRTRAVLILADEAPRDPGAEMRVFLRLVTEYLEFFLENLYLKNQLNRLRAQIAPQPAPDAAHGDDIPLPPR